Proteins encoded by one window of Sus scrofa isolate TJ Tabasco breed Duroc chromosome 12, Sscrofa11.1, whole genome shotgun sequence:
- the LOC110256160 gene encoding uncharacterized protein LOC110256160, translated as MPQAWRPPPPGAQPLTCRRRRRRSTLLPGGAPTRPGCGPLCTPPGQARGGAGASPERRNPPPGQPPPAPGSTRGRAGEGGLGGRRSPGSRTEPGARRGPGPGRPRGARDRPPGAGQRPREAQKSPGPVGRWGPARLGATRVRRGGRGGRNRWCPRPASGPLIRIGSVRISSDRCKHTSETACFLARFARLGGGGVLGGWGKRRQWGRRGRGRGRWGGSPLPRRPASSNQRPGWRAGVNQGTPRRQRRPLPRRAAEGGQASAPARVAATRGESDRPGPESQSPRRRFRKVGPRPAELAPVEAGGPAPWVADRRGRALAA; from the coding sequence ATGCCTCAGGCCTGGCGCCCTCCCCCGCCCGGGGCTCAGCCTCTcacctgccgccgccgccgccgccgctccacGCTCCTCCCGGGAGGGGCCCCGACCCGACCCGGCTGCGGACCGCTCTGCACTCCCCCTGGGCAGGCCCGGGGCGGAGCCGGGGCCTCTCCTGAGCGCCGCAACCCCCCGCCCGGGCAGCCGCCGCCGGCGCCGGGCTCCACGAGagggcgggcgggggaggggggcctcGGAGGCCGCAGATCCCCGGGCTCGCGTACAGAGCCAGGCGCCCGACGCGGGCCCGGGCCCGGGAGGCCGCGGGGGGCGCGGGACCGGCCTCCTGGCGCCGGACAAAGGCCAAGGGAGGCGCAGAAGAGCCCAGGCCCGGTCGGGAGGTGGGGGCCCGCTCGACTAGGGGCCACTCGGGTGCGGCGTGGAGGGCGGGGGGGTCGGAACCGCTGGTGCCCAAGACCCGCCTCCGGCCCCTTAATCCGGATCGGTTCGGTCCGGATTAGTAGTGATCGGTGTAAACACACTAGTGAAACCGCGTGTTTCCTCGCGAGATTTGCACGGCTGGGAGGCGGGGGGgtcctgggggggtgggggaagcgccgacagtgggggaggagggggaggggaagaggaaggtgGGGGGGGTCCCCGCTGCCCCGGCGCCCCGCCTCCTCCAATCAGCGGCCGGGTTGGCGGGCAGGGGTTAACCAGGGGACCCCGCGCCGGCAGAGGAGGCCGCTGCCTCGCCGGGCGGCTGAGGGCGGGCAGGCAAGCGCTCCAGCCAGAGTGGCTGCGACGCGAGGGGAGTCGGACCGGCCCGGGCCGGAGTCCCAGAGCCCCCGCCGCCGTTTTCGTAAGGTCGGCCCCCGCCCCGCGGAACTGGCCCCAGTCGAGGCGGGTGGGCCGGCACCCTGGGTCGCGGACCGGCGTGGGAGGGCCCTCGCCGCCTGA